The following coding sequences lie in one Stigmatopora argus isolate UIUO_Sarg chromosome 5, RoL_Sarg_1.0, whole genome shotgun sequence genomic window:
- the cds1 gene encoding phosphatidate cytidylyltransferase 1 has product MTELRQRGGGGSGDHGVGEDPESTDNLSDKEAAGDDDRSLGLQEAECDVDTKADGSDVPSSTADTDNTPECLNKALQGLPPRWKNYWIRGVLSLAMISGFFLIIYLGPIALIFVVMTVQIECFQEIITIGYKVYRSYDLPWFRTLSWYFLVCVNYFFYGETLAEYFGALVQREEPLQFLSRYHRFISFALYLAGFCMFVLSLVKKHYRLQFYMFAWTHVTLLIVVTQSHLVIQNLFEGMIWFIVPISIVICNDIGAYLFGFFFGRTPLIKLSPKKTWEGFIGGYFSTVVFGFILSWLLSQFQYFVCPVGLSSESGTLFAVECEPSDLFVPQQYRLPAVAREILPSWETVTLYPFQIHSVFLSSFASLIGPFGGFFASGFKRAFKIKDFASTIPGHGGIMDRFDCQYLMATFTHVYIASFIRGPNPSKVLQQLMMLQPEQQVSIFNTLTSHLKDRGLLPPTA; this is encoded by the exons ATGACCGAGCTCCGGCAGCGAggaggcggcggcagcggcgaccACGGCGTTGGGGAGGACCCGGAAAGCACTGACAACCTCAGCGACAAG GAGGCAGCGGGCGACGACGACAGGTCGCTAGGCCTGCAGGAGGCCGAGTGCGACGTCGACACCAAGGCGGACGGATCGGACGTGCCGTCGTCCACCGCAGACACGGACAACACGCCAGAGTGTCTAAACAAGGCTCTGCAGGGGCTCCCGCCCAG ATGGAAGAACTACTGGATCCGCGGAGTTTTATCCCTGGCCATGATCTCCGGCTTCTTCCTCATCATCTACCTGGGACCCATCGCGCTCATATTTGTG GTGATGACGGTGCAAATCGAGTGTTTCCAGGAAATCATCACCATCGGCTACAAGGTCTACCGCTCCTACGACCTGCCCTGGTTCCGCACGCTCAGCTG GTACTTCCTGGTGTGCGTCAACTACTTCTTCTACGGCGAAACCCTGGCCGAGTACTTTGGCGCTCTGGTGCAGAGAGAGGAGCCTCTTCAGTTCCTGTCACGCTACCACCGATTCATCTCCTTCGCCTTGTACTTAGCAG gaTTCTGCATGTTTGTGCTGAGTTTAGTGAAGAAACATTACCGCCTGCAGTTTTACATG TTTGCGTGGACCCACGTTACGCTGTTGATCGTGGTGACTCAGTCGCACCTTGTCATTCAGAACCTGTTTGAAGGAATGATCTG GTTCATCGTGCCCATCTCCATCGTCATCTGCAACGACATCGGCGCTTACCTGTTCGGCTTCTTCTTCGGCCGCACGCCGCTCATCAAG cTCTCACCCAAGAAGACGTGGGAAGGATTCATCGGCGGTTACTTTTCCACTGTCGTCTTTGGATTCATT TTGTCGTGGCTGCTGTCCCAGTTCCAGTACTTTGTGTGTCCGGTGGGCCTGAGCAGCGAGAGCGGCACCCTGTTCGCGGTGGAATGCGAGCCGTCCGACCTGTTCGTGCCGCAGCAGTACCGCCTTCCCGCGGTCGCCCGGGAGATTCTGCCATCTTGG GAAACGGTGACGCTGTACCCCTTCCAGATCCACAGCGTCTTCCTGTCGTCCTTCGCCTCGCTCATCGGGCCCTTCGGGGGTTTCTTCGCCAGCGGCTTCAAGCGGGCCTTTAAGATCAAA GACTTTGCCAGCACCATCCCGGGACACGGCGGCATCATGGACCGCTTCGACTGTCAGTATCTCATGGCCACCTTCACCCACGTTTACATTGCCAGTTTTATCAG GGGCCCCAACCCGAGTAAAGTCCTGCAGCAGCTGATGATGCTGCAACCCGAACAACAGGTGAGCATCTTCAACACGCTCACCTCGCACCTGAAGGACCGAGGGTTGCTGCCCCCTACAGCCTGA